The following are from one region of the Desulfurobacteriaceae bacterium genome:
- a CDS encoding TonB-dependent receptor, which produces MRKSLVLLSLLLVSQGMAEDIPEVQVTATRVEVPIEHVGDDVEVITKEEIEKYGFTSIADVLKYVAGVHVVSSGGWGKQTSVWIQGLSSEYILVLVNGIPINDPSTPGSTANFEWIDLSNVERIEVLKGSQSALYGSEAIAGVINIITKEPKKDKASITLEGGSYKTFKEKLKIDKIFNKGFSSIYLENFKISGFSATTSSPDDDPFRYTTGGISFGFYPTENLKIITDVQAKYGHNEYDNGEMDYKRLFAATRVSYLQSENLIWNLKTSTNREKREYSYGNYIGYTNYLSLSPTYYFNEKSFLKAGINYRQERAETSAVGDKEVSLRSAFVEGHTEISKLYITGVGRIDNHSLFGYYGTYKLSGAYSIDKTETTFKLQYGTGFKAPTIDQLYGYYPGFSWNGIYYPPTKGNPDLSPEKSRGWTVGVVQKLKKIRSLFELNYFRNYIWNKIQSVNKTDYYTYENIGSGETKGIEVKARTIVSKHLSLYGKYTYINASENIRDRVPENSYIVGLNFKTKKLKMSTWIEHYSERKDGENTLSPFTTLNCYASYKLNDKTKLYLKGVNLTDEKYELAYGYNTMGRSIFAGVDITFK; this is translated from the coding sequence TTGAGAAAAAGTTTAGTTCTTCTTTCCCTTCTTTTAGTTTCACAAGGTATGGCTGAAGATATTCCAGAAGTTCAAGTTACAGCAACAAGGGTTGAAGTTCCTATTGAACACGTTGGAGACGATGTTGAAGTAATTACAAAAGAGGAAATTGAAAAGTATGGTTTTACAAGTATTGCAGATGTCTTAAAGTATGTAGCTGGGGTTCATGTAGTATCATCAGGTGGATGGGGAAAACAAACCAGTGTTTGGATACAAGGACTAAGTAGCGAATATATCCTTGTTCTTGTAAATGGAATACCAATAAATGATCCTTCAACTCCAGGATCTACAGCTAACTTTGAATGGATAGATCTAAGTAATGTAGAAAGAATAGAAGTCCTAAAAGGATCTCAAAGTGCGTTATACGGTTCAGAAGCCATCGCAGGAGTAATAAACATAATTACAAAGGAACCTAAAAAAGATAAGGCTTCTATTACTCTAGAAGGTGGAAGCTACAAGACTTTTAAAGAAAAACTAAAAATAGATAAGATTTTTAACAAAGGATTCTCATCTATTTATCTTGAAAACTTTAAAATCTCTGGTTTTAGTGCCACTACTTCTTCTCCTGACGACGATCCTTTCCGTTATACAACGGGAGGAATTTCTTTCGGATTTTATCCTACAGAAAATTTAAAGATAATAACTGATGTTCAGGCAAAATACGGACATAATGAATATGATAATGGAGAAATGGACTACAAGAGGTTATTTGCAGCCACCCGTGTTTCCTATCTCCAAAGTGAGAATCTAATATGGAACCTAAAAACATCAACCAATAGAGAAAAACGGGAATACTCTTACGGAAACTATATAGGATACACTAACTATTTATCTTTATCTCCTACATACTATTTTAACGAGAAAAGCTTCTTAAAAGCTGGAATCAATTACAGACAAGAAAGAGCAGAAACAAGTGCTGTAGGAGATAAGGAGGTTTCTCTTCGTTCAGCATTTGTTGAAGGACATACTGAAATTTCAAAATTATATATTACAGGAGTTGGTAGAATAGACAATCATTCTCTGTTTGGTTACTATGGTACTTACAAGTTATCAGGAGCTTACTCCATAGATAAAACAGAAACCACATTTAAACTTCAGTATGGTACTGGTTTTAAAGCACCTACCATTGACCAACTTTATGGATACTATCCAGGTTTTTCTTGGAATGGAATTTATTATCCTCCTACCAAAGGAAACCCTGATCTATCTCCAGAGAAGTCAAGGGGATGGACAGTAGGAGTGGTACAAAAATTGAAAAAAATTCGGTCTTTATTTGAGTTAAATTACTTTAGAAATTACATATGGAATAAAATCCAAAGTGTTAATAAAACTGATTATTATACTTACGAGAATATTGGGAGTGGAGAAACCAAAGGAATAGAAGTAAAAGCGAGAACTATCGTTTCCAAACATTTAAGTTTGTATGGTAAATATACCTATATAAATGCTTCTGAAAACATAAGAGATAGAGTTCCCGAAAATAGCTATATTGTAGGACTCAACTTCAAAACTAAAAAGCTAAAAATGTCTACTTGGATAGAACATTACAGCGAAAGGAAAGATGGAGAAAACACCCTATCTCCATTCACCACCCTTAACTGCTACGCTTCATATAAGCTTAACGATAAAACAAAACTTTACCTTAAAGGTGTTAACCTTACAGACGAAAAGTACGAACTCGCTTATGGATATAACACAATGGGAAGATCTATTTTTGCCGGTGTTGACATAACTTTCAAGTAA
- a CDS encoding ABC transporter ATP-binding protein — protein sequence MLEVRNLSYKNILKNISFTVRKGTILGLAGKNGSGKTTLLRCIGGFLNCSGFILFNGIDLKRVLLRERVKKINYLPQVTEMETSYTVLEFLISSIVPLKGIFAHHSKSDIEKIERILEKLQIPHLRDRSLQTLSGGERVKVFIARLLLIDPEIYLFDEPGAFLDVEVLPFLVRIIEDLKAKGKIIILTSHDLNFLVDVADEFLALKEGRIIFKGKKEKFIENINFIFDAKLKIIKLNREIFIKPDIKEP from the coding sequence TTGTTAGAAGTTAGGAACCTTTCCTACAAAAATATTCTAAAAAACATATCCTTTACTGTTAGAAAGGGAACGATTTTAGGTCTTGCCGGAAAAAACGGTTCAGGAAAAACAACACTTCTTAGATGTATTGGAGGATTTTTAAACTGTTCCGGTTTTATCCTCTTTAACGGTATCGATCTAAAAAGAGTACTTTTGAGAGAAAGAGTAAAGAAAATAAACTATCTTCCCCAAGTAACTGAAATGGAAACTTCCTATACAGTTCTTGAATTTCTCATTTCTTCAATAGTTCCTTTAAAGGGAATTTTTGCACATCATTCAAAAAGTGATATTGAAAAGATAGAGAGAATCTTAGAAAAGCTTCAAATCCCTCATCTTAGAGATAGAAGTTTACAAACTTTAAGTGGAGGCGAAAGGGTAAAAGTTTTTATAGCAAGATTACTGCTTATTGATCCAGAAATCTATCTTTTTGACGAACCTGGAGCTTTCTTAGATGTTGAGGTTTTACCTTTCTTAGTAAGAATAATAGAAGATTTAAAAGCAAAAGGAAAAATTATCATTTTAACTTCCCACGATCTAAACTTTTTAGTTGACGTTGCTGACGAATTTTTAGCTTTAAAAGAAGGCAGGATAATTTTTAAAGGAAAAAAGGAAAAATTCATAGAAAACATAAACTTCATATTTGACGCTAAGCTTAAAATAATTAAACTTAATCGTGAAATTTTTATCAAGCCTGATATCAAAGAACCTTAA